The genomic region gattttatttttcccaTTTAGTACTGCTGAATTTCcatttatattatagttttgaCTAGATCATCATTTCAGATTGGGTGTACATGAGCTTAAAAATGTACAATTGAATCATATGACTTTTGTGAAGGTTTTTCTGTATAATTCTTCTCACAGATGGAAGGATGGGACGACTGGGTAAAGGTCAGAAAAGACGTTTGGTTGAACAAGAGGGATATGCTGTATGTACATTTggtgttattatttttagttttaatgatgttttaatccctttaacaattttttgaatacgaattatgaaattaaaagatATTGAATTATGTGGTTATGACTAAATTTAATGTCTTGGacaagtaaaacattattttcagacATAATTTATCTTTTTGTAATCAGTTTGTTTGTGGAGTTGTTTAGTTTGGAACCATGGAGAGTGCATTTAAATGagtttataaacagaaatatctACATTTGGTTATGTTTGGTTTCTTATGCTTTGGGAGGTTTACAGGTGATTCATTAGAAGGACTAATCCATTTATGTTCTTGATtaataaatgtaaagtttttaacattaatatttggtTATCCATAACTACTATAATATAAAAAGACATCAACTAATATTGTAGTTACCATgtgacatctttttttttttttttaagttattatctACTAGTTTTCCAGCAAAATGATCTTTCACTAATTTATTATTGTGGTTGTGGTAATTCTGAATGATGGGCTTTctttattttgatgaaacttaTCAACCTGCAAAAACTGAAAACTGAGTTTTACCACATGTACTTTGGAGAcaaagtaaacattaaatttataggAAGTGTTCATAGCTTTAAATgctattattaaaacttaaaggATATTTGGCAACAGTTAAtcaactttaaaattttgtttttttttgtttataaatttcttaTCTGTAGTGAAGAAATATGTGTATATCAAAATGTTACATTATGTTTTCATGTATTACTTTGCCGTGAAATAGTATAGTTTGAGTGAGAGAATAGTCACCAAATATGGTCAATTTAACATTTACTGGAATTGAACCAAAATGCCAACCACAGATAATGTGAATGAAGTCTAAAAATACAAGTTCAGCCACTTAATACACCTGTAGTCCCAATACAGTTCAGCTAATTGTGGCTAAATACTTGACACTAACTATGGATTGCAACTGGTATCAAAGCTAAGTAAAAGCACCTGCAAATTTAGATTCAACAGTAGTACTTAtgtgtttctggaaaataaaataatgcagtGGAAACAGAATCACTACTGTTTTCTCtagaaactttaataatatatctGTATAGATGATTAAATTTATTGAAGACTTTTACACCACTTTTCTCAGACATTTTGAAGTAACTGTTCAGTGgtattgatattttgttatttctaattACCTGTTATTGCTTGTAGAACTACTAACCTTCTCATAATGAAATATagtgtttcatttgttattatgtttaagaACATTGATTTTTATTGCttgcataaatatttaaagtagttGAAATGTTTGAACCTTTCAGAGAAAAGTTGTTCAACTACTGAAAGAAGTAGACTTTGCAGTAGAAAGAGAAGCAAACATTAGAAAAGATGCTGAAGAACAGCGTCAGAAGTTGTtagaaaagaaactgaaacctaaaggaaatatttatttcactcaaAATCCATCATAGTTTTCTAGTCGTTTAAGAtgtataaatttcaaaaaatttacaaactatTTACTTCAAAGACTATTAGATTGGAGTATGATATTTGAACAATACATTTGGTAAATTACCAAATACCATGATAGTAGATACCTCAAAACTGGCTGTCTTACCTTCAGATACCATTGCATTTAATTTCATGATAGCAGATGTCTTAATGCTAtcataaaaaattgtatttaacatGGCATGTTATTATAATAGTCATTTTAATACCATCTTTTGACAATACAGATGCTAAAAATATTAACACTAGATTTTTTCTACACTAGATGTTGAACATTTTGTAGCAATATAAGATGTTAGGACGTTATGTTGTAGCTTCAAACTTGTATTTCTAGTTCATCAGTAATTGGTCAATAAACTGGTTAATCAGCTACTTTTGACAGcatatttgatgttttgtttggTCTCAGCATTGTATTAGAAGTtagttgtattataatttttaacccAGCTATTgagaaaaagttatttaattaagcaATGAATGAGTCTGTTtttgaagaaacaacaaaatctatttgatatttttagtCCTGCATCAAATAAGGGTTTATATAATGGACTGATGAACTGTATACttataataatgttgaaaactAGTAAAGCATTGCAGTTCAATGTCATAatatttgtgattaaaaaaaattgcattagATCAGGcctttaaaattgaaaataaatagagCATTCAAGGAAATATATTTACTGCAGAACTTACTTTGGAGTAATTATAAGAAACGTGAACAAGAAAACATGATTTTTGCATTTATTAATTGTATGtaacagcaaaataaaacaattatcacaCCTCACATGACATTGATTGTATCCATCTTAAACCAAGGACTTTATTCTTCAATCGTCTGTTTCTCATCCTCTATAGTCTGTCTTGGATAAACATCTTTCCAACTAAGTGATATCAGATTACATTTCACAATTCAGAACACAAGTGTTTAAACCTACATATCTATCTAGTTAGAATCACTTTATGTGTtaattctttccatttttatatgcaaaaacggctcgtttgggttaacaaaggactcaacttcgcaatagcacctaggtacattccaaccatagaaatcaaaacatgtttagaagacccaGCCAGGAGACTtgttgtgatactttctacagagaagaaaaacaaggaaacaaccaaacacaaccaacagaaagaagacaactaagataattttattgacatccaacagctaaacttcccaggtaaaattacaaatttatattttccagaaacacctggaaaacaacatcttaaacgattttttcaaagaattttctcacaaaaccatcaacataatttcacaaaacagaaaactaaaaaacaaccttacaaaaagagacattaattccattaaaaacctaaaacaagacgaaaacataaaaattctaaaagcagataaaggtaacgctatagtcataatgaacacgaatgaatacatccaaaaaatgaataacatcctatcagacacgaacaagtttaaacaaataaacacaaatccaacaaagacacacgagacacaactgaacaaataactactacaaatgaaaaaagccaacacaatttcataaacactttattcctacctacgtaaaaccgactcacgcacaccgcaaatatacggcatccccaaacctcataaaccagattgtccattacgaccaataatgtctacatatgaatcgtttaattacaatcttggcaaatacatagcatgggcattttccaaatatgcaacatcagccagcaaattcatcaaagactcttttaatttcaagtctaatctaaattaacttaatcataaagccttaatggccagtttcgatgttatatccctctttacagaagttccaaccactgaagcctgcaacaTAGCCTTAGAACTccatatccgagaccctaacccaactatagaaattcccagtaaccagttagcaaccctcatagaattcatcacgataaagacaaacttcatgttcaacaaccaaaactatatacaaacaaatggcctaagcatgggcaacccagtatcaccagtcctagccaatatttttatgacacaagttgaaacacaagcaattaacacagcattacatccaccactatactggtacagatatgtagatgacacggttgcgggattcaaatctacagaacacatacttaattttttcaatcacactaactttatacatcccaacattaacttcacatgtgaacaggaagaaagcaatcaaatatcatttcttaacctcaaaattacaagaactgacacacaattcaaaacagaaatccaccgaaaaatcacccatactggactatacattccttgggattcagcacatgaaacaaaacaaaaactcaacatactaagaaaccaaataaacacagccataaaactatgctcaccagataaaattaacgatgaattagacaaaataaaacaatacttcatcaacatcaataagtttcctccacaaaccgtagaaaacattataactacacacctacacagaaagcaaaatcaaccaactaaagtaaatacagctcacgaatcaaaaaaccacgaaaccatatactgctgtataccatatattcctgacatcagcaaacaaataaccaacatttggcaaaaattagtaacaaaatatgacattccagttaataccaaatttattcaaaaacccggcacaaaactgaggtctatactatgtaaaaactacactgacaaacaccacaccaacattatttataaaatacaatgtgataactgccacgacttctctattgagaaacaagtagaaaatggaaaccagattcaaagaacataaaaagtcaccttcacacgttttcgaacactgcaagtcaaataaacacaacataaccatagaaaacactcaaatactaaataaagaaacaaacataaacaaacgcaaaattaaagaagccttacttatacaacaacttaaacccaaaataaaccaatataaaggaacgtctttatacctatattaatataataaaataaataaaattatagattcaaacatctaataccgccctctacatttcgacacacagttacacaacccctttcaaacatgtggtcagcttccggtcagttacctctttctttgtgaacctgacgatgaccgaagaaggtcgaaacgttgttcgctcttctatgtaaaatattttctcaacccaaacgagccgtttttgcatataaatttctcaacaagtgggtttctcgacatcactgattattaattcTTTCCATTGTTACTGATATGCAGACAATATTAGTTGTTCCTGACAGGTGTGTTTAATGTTCATCTTTCGTTAGTATGTCACAATTATTATTTTGCAACATGTTCTAATTCCATAGTTTAACTTGAATGATGCATGAGTTTGGTGTAAAGTGGCAATTCAGCTCGTGAGAAAGAAAcctgaaatgtttaatattttgcaaCAGGACCATCAACTCAGAGACTGTAGTTGGCCCATGAGAAAGTATAGTTCAATTATTTGGTTATCTTCAGGTGCTTTACTTGTATTtgaatacagatttttttttcatttttatgttctcTTTAATGGAAAGTCTCCTGAGCAATGATTTTTTGGAGATAATAGATAGATATgaagctctctctctctctcttttttttttttacacactttTCATTTGAAGTCCATAATGAACTAAAGAACCcccaaactatttatattttatgatactgGTGATGGCCACATACTAACCCAAATACTGGgcacaaacatttaattaaaatacatgagAACTCCAGCAGTAGTTAACATAACTGTGCTGTTCATACTGGTGTGACCTATATGCTATTAGAGGCTGTGTGACCACTAAAGACATTGAATCcactgataaattaaataattaaaaagaaggTAAAAAAAAGGAAAGTCTACAGtctaaagtgtttttattacagatattagcttataattttgtctttattCTGCTAGTGATTCAACCTTGAatcaaaaattattaaactgataATGGTTTTGCAACTTATAACAGCATTTCTAATATTAGTAGCTGATTGAACCATGGATGAGAAGCTATTCAACCACGTTTGGCTGCGTTTCTGATGTGTGATGTTTTCCATTAATAAATGGATCAGTGTATTTAGACAGTGTTTCCACTGTAGACCCATGACTCTGTAAGAAACCCATTGAACTGTCCATGACATTTAAGGTTTTGATATAGTTCTTGGTTAATGTATTAGCTAATTTTACAAAGTATTTGTTTGGGTTAAATTCTGAATTGATTTctaataaatttttcattaatttagcAAATCAGTTTCAGTGTTGAGGCATCACTAAATAAGAGGTTTGTGAGAGTCTTTGAAACTCCAAAATTATCAACAATAAAGAAGAACAATCTTCTTTATTTCCTATATACAAATCAACACTTGTTACTTTAATATAAGGAAAACCTTGTATAAACTTATGCAAGGCAGAATTTATATAGCTCAGTGTTAATTCCACTTTCAAAGTATAAACAAGGTTTATCCCTGTGAGAGAAATTCACTATAAGAATGatactaaaattaaataacttactcATTGAGCTCACAAAACTAAAAGTATTTTGTCTTAATTGTCACAGCAACAGTTATATGTACATCACATATTCGCAAAACTTCTATGGGTACTgattatatgaaaaattaaaaagtacatAGGGTAACAAATTCTTATATTAAGTTTGAAATAATGTGTATTTTGAAAGACAAGATCCGAGAAAAAGCCCAAGGGGATGAATTATATCCAAGAACAGTTTagtataattgttaaaataatgtttgtgagTGAAACATGATAGGCTACATGATATTACCATGTTTTGATGAAGTGTATTGTCTTCATATACGAATAAGCAATAAGTGAGCTTTCATTTTCCAGAGGTACATCGAATTGCTAATAAACCCTTGTTTCTTCTTGTACACACACTTGTATGTctgtgtggtttgttttgttttaaatttcgtgcaaagctatacgagggctatcttcactagccatccctaattaatcagtgtaagactagaggaaggcagctagtaatcactacccaccgtcaactctggggctactcttttaccaatgaatagtgggattgactgtaacattataacgcccctacagctgaaaaggcgagcatgtttggtgtgacggggattcaaactcgtgaccctcgaattacgaattgagtgccttaatcacctggccatgccgagccatgttTATGTCACCCAATTTCTAATAACCAGGGTTTGAGTCACACAGAATTTTGCGACCTTGTATTGTATTAACGGAATGTATTTTGAATAAGAATATGTTATGCGTTATCAATATGCTTTTTACTGGGTGGGGGGAACAAACCACGAATGTATGAAGAAGtaaatttaaaatcttattaatttcTATGATTCAAAGAGCTTGATATATAGTAACTCAGTAACAAGCCACCATTGCTATGAATATACACAGTTTTTATCGTTTTAATTTTGTCAGGCCTTTGATAATGATATttgttaagatatttaaaaaatgtcgATTATTTCGTATAACGGAATTTTGTTCACTTCAACTTGAGCTATAGTTTTTCGAAAGTATGCTACAGGtcattgtgtgttttcttatagcaaagccacatcaggctatctgtcgaGTCTACAGAGGTCAGTGACACGTCTAGAATTTGTAAGTAGTACTTGCATAAGTCTGTATTGAACAGTAACTTCACCTATTTAAAAGAGAGATAAACTCTCTTTTTCAAGTAATTCTTAAAGTATAAGCAATATATCAGAGATGAATCTACGTTTTAAGTACTTGTTTGTTAGATGTCTTACAGAGAAGTGGAAACCTCTTTACAAACGGAAATAAGAGAGATAATTCCAAAGTTTTGGGCAGTTTTCAATAAGCAGGGTTTCAGTGTTGCGGCCTGACATTCTGCTCAGTTCTCAAGTAAAGGAAGATTGTTCTTAGTCAaacaaaatgagaaatatttaaaaaaatatatttctctaataCTGAcaaaatttcttaattaaaatgtaagttatttcCAGAAGATAATCGAAACAATACACGATATTTGTTATAATTCAGAACCATTTAACTGACACAATTCAGAAAAGGGAGTAATTCgaaaacgatatatatatagaacacgtTAAGCTATTGCACAGCCATGCCAAGTTTATTACAGTTCGCTGTTAGATGCTTCTTCAATTTCACTTGCATTCACCATGTTTACCTGCAACGatagttttattgtttccttGAGGTTGCAGGAATTATGTCATTTGAGAGACGTAGTTTATCAACAATCCTCTTCAAACGTTTATAAAGTAACACCTCTCATAAATGCATAACGTACAATCTCGCCTTAAAGAACACActaataacataaacaataccaggaataacacgagtttctacatacagaaaatgttaaattataattcaagCATCAACACTGgcgtttttgttgttgattttttcgGGTGGTGGGTGACGCAACTTGAAGTATTTCCAATTCTATTATTTGCccttaactaaaaaaaaacaacaaaaaaacctagCGGATATTCAAAACATTTACATAACAGACATATATGGAcagaaatttgaaattaatacacTACATAAGTCCACGTGATAATATTTCTGGTTAGGAAAGAACACAGTTTTGAATTACCTCCATAATCGTATGACAGATAGTGAATTTAAAGTTTATAGCATAACTCCAACCAGATGTTGTAAATCAACCCGTTCGAGTCATTGAATGACCACCTACTGCGTATGATTTTAAAGTCAAACAACAGAATTGATATCGCATGCAAAACAACTTTGAGTTCATTATTACTTGAACGGCATGCATCAACagttttatgtaattaattatattttaattaagttgtCAACTGTCCTTACAATTTTCTCACTTAAGGTGTCTTGGTATTGGCTTATCACTCTGTTTGTAAAAATGTGAATTAGAGATCTTGGTGATtattaaattagattttttaaatcaGGAGGGAACGAAAAAGTGAGTTTTAATTAGTTGAATTTGTTTAACGTGGCACACTCACAACACTTTTTTGTGATAAATGTGTACAACAGGAATATTATGGAAATTATAGTTGCATGGCAGAGTTACTAGCGTAAGTAATTTCAGAACAATAAATGCCTTTAAATAAAATACCACAACCTCACAtactttacaacaacaacaacaaaaaacataatatattcatttctttGTGTGTACCTTCAATATATTTTTGAGAGAGTTTGATTTGCtagatttcgcgcaaaactaaacgaggACTTTCTGGAATTAGTCTCTTACAGAGAGGCAGAAAGCTTTTTAAAAGAAGAACCTGTAACGATAAATCttcttttctttcaatttttgtgGTAGAACTTTTAACATATTGAACAGATCTTTGACCCACTTAGGTTTAGCCATAGCTAGCCCTAATTTATAACTGCTATGCAGAAGGAGCAACACAGTTGACTATCATAGTTGTAAAGTCCCCACACGTGGAGTGTGTTCAGTGGCATACCACGGTACCCTTTAGTGGTACAGctgtatggcctagcgcgttaaggcgtgcgcttcgtaatctgagggtcgcgggttcgcgcccgagtcgcgccaaacatgctcgccctcccagccgtgggggcgttataatttgacggtcaatcccactattcgttggtaaaagagtagcccaagagttggcggtgggtggtgatgactagctgcattccctctagtcttacactgcaaaattagggacggctagcacagatagccctcgagtagctttgtgcgaaattccaaaacaaaaaaacaaacaaacggtacagctgtaagtctgaaagcttataatactaaaaactaggtttcaatacacgtggtgaacatagtgcaaatagcccattgtatatctttgtgcttaatatcaaaAAAACATCTTGGCTCGAGTCTTGGACCCTTCGATAGGAAGTTAGACGCGCTAAACACTAAGGTCACGTTCAGTCCCTTTAAAACTGAATCATTTCATCTTACTGAAGATACATTTAAGATTTTAATCTGTCCAGAGCACTTTGAAAtcgaaaaaaaaatctatactaggtatataaatgttttgaaatataattttacaaataaaaaacttttattacttaacaataatTGTTTCAGACTAGAAGAACAAGAGTGGTTAATTG from Tachypleus tridentatus isolate NWPU-2018 chromosome 1, ASM421037v1, whole genome shotgun sequence harbors:
- the mRpL52 gene encoding mitochondrial ribosomal protein L52 isoform X1 — translated: MATSMLKTVMHIHFNRTCFCFTKRSIHKSVHLTAGRKWRERNEEAPNGNEFGPLTDNPDWSYADGRMGRLGKGQKRRLVEQEGYARKVVQLLKEVDFAVEREANIRKDAEEQRQKLLEKKLKPKGNIYFTQNPS
- the mRpL52 gene encoding mitochondrial ribosomal protein L52 isoform X2; translated protein: MNQRSIIRDDEKPTSRTCFCFTKRSIHKSVHLTAGRKWRERNEEAPNGNEFGPLTDNPDWSYADGRMGRLGKGQKRRLVEQEGYARKVVQLLKEVDFAVEREANIRKDAEEQRQKLLEKKLKPKGNIYFTQNPS